From the genome of Glycine soja cultivar W05 chromosome 14, ASM419377v2, whole genome shotgun sequence:
TTTTCTTTGCATACATTAGTAAATAAtcaataagaaagaaaatatttaaatatgtttctgGGTCTTAAACAATTTTATGTACATGTACCTTTTAATTATTTCCATtactttcattttattaaacgatgacatttttttcatttatcatatcacttaatagaataataataataatataatttaaatataaaaacaataaagtgaaaaaatttGTATATGATTTAATTATTGACCCTAAATCTGGATAAATGATGAGAATTGTATTAATCCTTCAACAAACGTAAATATcgataaaataaaagatcaaaataaaataaaaatcgtaggaactaaaattaaaatcagttttttCAGCAACCAAAAACATTTAAGAGGAATAttacaaacataatttaatgcGATTTGATCCAATTCATTTACCAACctctatattataaatttacagTACTCTCATTAaatataagaatatatttttattataattttttagaggataaaacatgactttaattatcataatttaatatttatgtattttttaaattctcaaACTATTAAccattttaaaacttatttttatattaatagtttTTATCCTCAAATCTCAACTTTAATTACTAACGGCCGGTATGTGtctaatttatctttaaaaatgtATCAGTTTGTATAAGATGaatctatataattttaatctaataattgtAATTGAATACTTTCATTATTACTCACAATAACTCATGTTCCCTCTAGTAATACATTATAGTATAAGTTAAAAtactgattttttaaataaaaatcatatttacttTCTCTTCTCATATAATTGTGATTAATAGGGGTGTTCAAATCTAAAccgatcaaaaataaaaatttaaaactgttTAAAAAAATCGAAATCCAAACCAAATCGatttttttgaatgatttttttcttaaacctATTGATTTGATTCAGTCCGTGATTTGTGTTTTGAAACTAATCCAAACCACAACACTTACATTAAGACTTATATTAATTAAAGGTTATGTATTTTATGAGTGTACTACTTAAATTTTACGATATTTTTGTATTGTTATgtatacaaaatttatataatatatattacttttttatactacttttttaagatatgtttgatttaaaagaaatgatttttttttacagaattttatcataaaagatTTATCATTAAGTTTTGTAAATTGttatcaacaattttttaatataattgtatttaaaatatgaaaaaaatatataaattttaatgaaataatatatattaatacgctttgtaaattattatgaataatttttcaatgtaattttatttagaatatgaaaaaatatataaattttaataaaaatcataaaatttaaattgaatcaaaccgtaaaatttttttattccaattttattttaaatgaaaatttaaccGTATAACGGAACGACGAACACCCCCTTCATCCTTTGTCATTTCGTGGCACATGATCGATATACGGTATTCTATATCAAATCAAATTGATACAGAATTAGTTATTCAATAAAAGAAGACTTTATATGTCCCTTCATCTTTCACAACCTTTTAAATCTCATGCGCGCTCTCATTCCCCCAACAACTCTCCAATACAAATTTACATGCAACACATGAAATGAAACCACTTTACACGAGAATCAACAACTCCACTATTTTTaccaatattttcattttttttataactttgggTATCTCCAaacttagtaagaaacaaatccctttaatattcatttaaagggtttaaactctaaaaaaaaaattaatgaaaagcaaataaatatattaggaATTTCACATATCTTTGctataatcattttaatttttaaaaatgcaagaagaagataaattaatcttataagataaaaaattaaaatttaattctcaaatataaaaaaatgaaacaaaaaaaatcaatttaacaataaattatatatttttttatgattaatttaatattaaattataaaatttaaaaatcaatttattattatattatccaCATAACCAATGTATCATACTTTATacatattcaaaaattaaatataaaattttcagcTTGATATCAATTTATCATTATCTACACTTTGATACTTTTCGTAACCATTACCAATTTTTAAATCTAGTTATCTACGATTAAAATTTGCAACGGAAACTAAAAATGGGGAACAAGATTGGTGGAATTTTGTAATGAGTGTCGGAAGGAGCAGGAATTGAGAAATGTGACAAAAGTAATAGAGTTCATAAATAAAGTGTTTCATGGGCCAGCAAACATCCTTGTCTTTGAAGCATGCCACCCTTTCTCAATATAAACAAACAACAGCTCATACTCTGTCCAAAATTACATAATAGAGTTTGatggaagagaagaagaagagcaaGTTGTGGTTGAAGAAGGTGTCTTGGCCGTTTCGCTGGAAACGACTGGATCTTCAAACGACCATCATCGACACCCTCGTTTTCAAGATACTCTACGCGGCTGAGGCTGTAGTCCTTGTCTCCACCCTCTGTTTCTTCTACCTTTGCTGTGGCTGCCACTTCTGAATCATCATCACCACCACCGTCACAAAACATGATTTAGCTAATTTCaccttacaaatatgttttttatttttttattttcttctccaataaaatatttatagaaaataattgtccaaatattgttatttcattcatttttttcattactaCTTTGCTTCAATTgcatttatttgtaaaatatatgtaagacgttataaatttcttattttttattcttagtgataaaaaaaattatatttatttacagTTACAGGTTTCTCATTAGTAATAGAATAGGCACAGAACTTAAGCTTGCAGTGATATCTTTCatgctttattatattatagatTTCATCTTTTTGCTTAACCAGCGGCAATTCCTTCTTGACACTCCCAGCTTGCtctgttttataatttgaaagctTAATTTTCTGCACCAAATTGGAAGATACGAGATGATGAACGATCATATATTATGTATATAGTTTGATATATTTTCACGTTTATAGGTTGGAATGAATAGTTTGAAGAGCATAAACGATGAATTCTGGAGAACAATTTTCCCTAGCATTACAATTTTGGCTCTTCCTCGTACTTTTTTTTCCACTGTATAAAATAGTACGAGAAACTGTTTGGTGAACAAATATGTTGGAGTGATCTGTCtgctttttgtttatttattgggAGGAGAAGACTGGTTTCTATTATTGTAAATGCAAAAACTACCACTTTGAGTGAAATTACAGTGTGGAACTACCAATTGTTGGTTCAGTTATGAATTTCAAGGTCATGGAGTCCcaaattttttctcttcaatttgTTTAGGATTGGCAGAAGTGGAAGGCCGTAATTTCATGCATGTTTAGAATGATATAGATCAATAGATGCATTATTGTCACTTGTAGAAGTTCTCAGCAGTAAAAAGTTTGATCTTTGACACGTTAAAGGGTTTTGGTACATAAGGTTAGATGTGATCTTTGTTAgccatttaatttttctctacTTAAAGTCAtcaaattcttatatatattcttaCAAAAATTTGCAAACTGAATTTCTTAatgctatgtttggtttaatgttacaaaaatatttttacaaaatttcaatACAAAAAATATGCATTTTAATGTATAAATTGAGAAAGAAATATTTTAGTCTGTCTGAAAGATCGTTCAAATACCTCTAAAAGTACATTGGAGTGAAAAAAAATACGAAGAACATGTGTTGTGAACCCGTTATATTTAGGTTTTATGAATTTCGAAGTGTCATTTTACAAGAAGTAataatttattagttaaaacaaacaaacacgaGAATCACTTTGGAGGAAGCATGTTCATGCTAAGAGTACTTTCAACTATCCTAATTTCAATCAGAATAAACttactttcacttttttttataacagcaaacttaaaaaaacttaaaagctTGCTAATCAAAATATCACACTTTATCCGTTTatccaaaaaacataaaaataaaaaacattctaGCTTCGACACTTGAAAAAGAATTCCATGTTATTAAAAAGTTAGgatactaaattaaaaaaaaatcacatgaatggtaagtaaattataaaaaaaaaaataacacaatcgCACAAAACAATTTCAGAAGCAAGAAGTtacataaaacaaaagaaatagagTAACTATCCTATTCTAGTGTCTGTACTAGACTAAACGACCTTCGTCGCTCGCTCGCGAAAA
Proteins encoded in this window:
- the LOC114383035 gene encoding uncharacterized protein LOC114383035, producing the protein MEEKKKSKLWLKKVSWPFRWKRLDLQTTIIDTLVFKILYAAEAVVLVSTLCFFYLCCGCHF